One Lysinibacillus sp. OF-1 DNA segment encodes these proteins:
- a CDS encoding YitT family protein — MYFFTKGLVIIVGSISLSLGINLFLTPYEILDGGVVGLALILHYLYKLKIGLMIIIISIPIFIIAWFKYRAYFYNSIHGLIASSVIIDLLKPVRNLVQMDALYSAILGGILVGFGIGLMLRFQTSTGGTDLIAQFICDKTGINVGILIFFIDSIVIVIGGFLLSTSTFLLSIITVLVVGITTSVITSRSRVSGT; from the coding sequence ATGTATTTCTTTACAAAAGGTCTTGTCATTATAGTAGGAAGTATTTCATTGTCGTTAGGAATTAATTTATTTTTAACGCCATATGAAATTTTAGATGGGGGAGTAGTAGGGTTAGCGCTTATATTACATTATCTATATAAGCTCAAAATCGGTTTAATGATCATTATTATTAGTATTCCTATTTTTATTATTGCTTGGTTTAAATATAGAGCCTATTTTTACAATAGTATACATGGCTTAATAGCATCTTCCGTAATTATTGATTTGTTAAAGCCTGTGCGAAATCTTGTCCAAATGGATGCGCTTTACAGTGCAATTTTGGGAGGTATACTTGTTGGCTTCGGCATTGGTCTGATGCTGCGTTTTCAGACAAGCACAGGGGGGACAGACTTAATCGCTCAATTTATCTGTGACAAGACAGGTATTAATGTTGGAATATTAATATTTTTTATTGACTCCATTGTTATTGTTATAGGAGGCTTCCTACTATCCACATCGACCTTCCTATTATCCATTATTACCGTATTGGTAGTAGGCATTACGACAAGCGTTATTACTAGTCGAAGTCGAGTATCAGGAACGTAA